From one Staphylococcus kloosii genomic stretch:
- the mecA gene encoding adaptor protein MecA, translating to MRIERVDDTTVKLFITYSDIEARGFKREDLWTNRKRGEEFFWNMMEEVNEEEDFVVEGPLWIQVHAFEKGVEVTISKSKNEDLMNMSEEEANEQMDYQVSDILSQTFDQEESLEDLLEQKNEAPNNNSKKQNESKRQNIRTVIVKFNDLEEVISYAYHNNIGVSEFEDLLFSLNNEYYYAIYFDKSVDQEVINDSYSQLLEFASPTDKSEVYLNDYAKVIMSHNVTSQVRRYFPDTVQ from the coding sequence ATGAGAATAGAGCGTGTTGACGATACAACAGTTAAATTATTTATTACGTATAGCGACATAGAAGCTAGAGGTTTCAAACGTGAAGATTTATGGACTAATCGTAAGCGTGGAGAAGAATTTTTTTGGAATATGATGGAAGAAGTTAATGAGGAAGAAGACTTTGTCGTAGAGGGTCCTTTATGGATTCAAGTTCATGCTTTTGAAAAAGGCGTAGAAGTTACAATTTCTAAATCTAAGAATGAAGATTTAATGAATATGTCTGAAGAAGAAGCTAATGAACAAATGGACTATCAAGTTAGTGATATCTTATCACAAACATTTGATCAAGAAGAGAGTCTAGAAGACCTATTAGAACAAAAAAATGAAGCTCCAAATAATAATAGTAAAAAACAAAACGAGTCTAAACGACAAAATATACGCACAGTTATAGTGAAATTTAACGACTTAGAAGAAGTTATTAGTTATGCTTATCATAACAATATCGGTGTATCTGAGTTTGAAGACTTATTATTTAGTCTTAATAATGAATATTATTATGCAATATACTTTGATAAATCAGTAGACCAAGAAGTTATCAATGATAGTTATAGCCAACTATTAGAATTTGCTTCTCCTACAGATAAATCTGAAGTATATTTAAATGATTATGCTAAGGTAATTATGAGTCATAACGTGACTTCTCAAGTACGTCGTTATTTCCCTGACACAGTACAATAA
- the spxA gene encoding transcriptional regulator SpxA, translated as MVTLFTSPSCTSCRKAKAWLQEHDIPYTERNIFSEHLTIDEIKQILKMTEDGTDEIISTRSKTYQKLNVDIDALPLQDLYAIIQDNPGLLRRPIILDDKRLQVGYNEDEIRRFLPRKVRTFQLQEAQRMVD; from the coding sequence ATGGTAACATTATTTACTTCACCAAGTTGCACATCTTGCCGTAAAGCGAAAGCATGGTTACAAGAACATGACATTCCGTATACGGAGCGTAACATTTTTTCTGAACACTTAACAATTGATGAAATTAAACAAATTTTAAAAATGACTGAAGATGGTACAGATGAAATTATCTCTACACGTTCTAAAACTTACCAAAAATTAAACGTGGATATTGATGCACTTCCACTTCAAGACTTATATGCAATTATTCAAGATAACCCTGGATTATTACGTCGTCCAATTATTTTAGACGACAAACGTTTACAAGTTGGTTATAACGAAGACGAAATCAGAAGATTCTTGCCAAGAAAAGTCCGTACTTTCCAATTGCAAGAAGCGCAACGTATGGTTGATTAA
- the trpS gene encoding tryptophan--tRNA ligase: METLFSGIQPSGIPTIGNYIGALKQFSEVQDNYNCYFCIVDQHAITVPQDRLKLRKQIRQLAAIYLASGIDPEKSTLFIQSEVPAHVQASWMLTTIASIGELERMTQFKDKSQKQVDGVPAGLLTYPPLMAADIVIYNTNIVPVGEDQKQHMELTRNLVDRFNSRYNDILIKPEIRMPKVGGRVMSLQDPTKKMSKSDDNQKNFISLLDEPNVAAKKIKSAVTDSDGVIKFDREQKPGITNLLSIYSSLTDESIDELVAKYKDSNYGTFKADLAEIVKEFLTTFQEKYNDYYNSDKLDDILDDGRDKAHKASFKTLKKMEKAMGLGRKR; this comes from the coding sequence ATGGAAACTCTTTTTTCAGGTATCCAACCTAGTGGTATACCAACAATAGGAAATTATATCGGTGCATTAAAACAATTTAGTGAAGTACAAGATAATTACAATTGTTATTTTTGTATTGTTGATCAACATGCCATTACGGTACCTCAAGATCGTTTAAAACTACGCAAGCAAATTCGACAACTCGCAGCAATCTATTTAGCATCAGGCATTGATCCTGAAAAATCAACGCTATTTATTCAATCTGAAGTTCCTGCACATGTACAAGCAAGTTGGATGTTAACGACAATTGCCTCTATAGGTGAGCTAGAACGCATGACTCAATTTAAAGATAAATCACAAAAACAAGTGGACGGCGTACCAGCAGGATTACTTACATATCCGCCACTTATGGCTGCTGATATTGTAATTTACAATACTAATATTGTCCCTGTCGGGGAAGACCAAAAACAACATATGGAATTAACACGTAATTTAGTAGATCGTTTTAATAGCCGTTACAATGATATCCTTATTAAACCTGAAATACGCATGCCAAAAGTTGGTGGCCGTGTAATGAGTTTACAAGACCCAACTAAAAAAATGAGTAAAAGTGATGATAACCAGAAAAACTTCATTTCATTATTAGACGAACCTAATGTTGCAGCTAAGAAAATTAAAAGTGCAGTTACAGATTCTGATGGCGTGATTAAATTTGATCGTGAACAAAAACCTGGTATTACAAACTTATTATCTATTTACTCCAGTTTAACTGATGAATCTATAGACGAATTAGTCGCAAAATATAAAGATTCAAATTATGGTACATTCAAAGCCGATTTAGCAGAAATCGTTAAAGAATTCCTTACAACTTTCCAAGAAAAATATAATGACTATTATAATTCAGATAAATTAGACGATATATTAGATGATGGTAGAGATAAAGCACATAAAGCTTCATTTAAAACATTAAAGAAAATGGAAAAAGCTATGGGCTTAGGACGCAAAAGATAA
- a CDS encoding peptide ABC transporter substrate-binding protein, with protein sequence MKKFKLPIIIIAFVTFLAGCGNGNGIYSDKGQVYRKVISQDMASLDTSQVSDNVSFTIFNQVFEGLYTLDKNDKAIPGVAKEMPKKSNGGKTLTIKLRKDAKWSNGEPVNAQDFVYSWRRAINPNTGAEYAYIMYDIKNAEEVNMGKKKVKDLGVKAVDDHTLKVELTKPIPYIDELLTFGIFMPVNKHAVEKYGEQYGTKADKTVYNGPFKIKEWRVEDKIQLVKNDDYWDKKHVRLDRVNYKILKDQQAGASLFETGSTDDTGITADQVDKYKGKPALTKRLLASTFFIKLNQKEVPAFKNKQMRLAISQAIDKQGYVDSVKNDGSAPVDGFTSKLTAKTPDGKDFADSINSPLTFNPKAAKANLAKAKKELGIKNLTFTLNTEDTPDSKISAEYIKSQIEKNLPGVTMKIKQLPFKQRVTREQSGNYEASLSGWGPDYPDPLTFLDTMTTGNSQNNTGWGSKEYDKLTKEANGPLLKKTKERNAAMKKAEELLLHEAPIAPIYQKGEAHLTNPQVKGIHYHQFGGDYTLKDAYIDKSIDRKTGKKKKDK encoded by the coding sequence ATGAAAAAATTCAAATTACCAATAATAATAATTGCATTTGTAACTTTTCTAGCAGGTTGTGGTAATGGAAATGGTATTTATTCAGACAAAGGACAAGTATATAGAAAAGTTATATCACAAGATATGGCATCTTTAGATACATCTCAAGTATCAGATAATGTATCTTTTACAATTTTCAACCAAGTCTTTGAAGGTTTATATACATTAGATAAAAATGATAAGGCAATTCCAGGTGTGGCTAAAGAAATGCCGAAGAAATCAAATGGTGGTAAAACGTTAACGATTAAATTACGTAAAGATGCCAAATGGTCTAACGGTGAACCAGTAAATGCTCAAGACTTCGTCTATTCTTGGCGACGAGCTATAAATCCAAATACAGGTGCCGAATATGCTTACATAATGTATGATATTAAAAACGCTGAAGAAGTAAATATGGGTAAAAAGAAAGTTAAAGATTTAGGTGTTAAGGCAGTAGACGACCATACGTTAAAAGTAGAATTGACTAAACCGATACCTTATATTGATGAATTATTAACGTTCGGTATATTTATGCCAGTTAATAAACATGCGGTAGAGAAATACGGTGAACAATATGGTACAAAAGCTGATAAAACAGTTTATAATGGTCCATTCAAAATAAAAGAATGGAGAGTTGAAGATAAAATCCAACTTGTGAAAAATGATGATTACTGGGACAAAAAACACGTCCGTTTAGATCGAGTAAACTATAAAATTCTTAAAGACCAACAAGCAGGCGCTTCATTATTTGAAACAGGTTCTACAGATGATACAGGTATTACAGCTGATCAAGTAGATAAATATAAAGGTAAGCCTGCACTTACAAAACGATTATTAGCAAGTACATTCTTTATTAAACTAAATCAAAAAGAAGTACCAGCATTTAAAAACAAACAAATGCGTTTAGCGATTTCACAAGCCATTGATAAGCAAGGTTATGTTGATAGCGTTAAAAATGATGGTTCAGCGCCAGTAGATGGTTTCACATCTAAATTAACTGCTAAAACACCGGATGGTAAAGACTTTGCTGATTCAATTAATTCACCGTTAACATTTAATCCTAAAGCAGCTAAAGCTAACCTTGCAAAAGCTAAAAAAGAGTTAGGTATTAAAAATCTTACTTTTACACTTAATACTGAAGATACACCAGATTCAAAAATTTCTGCAGAGTATATTAAATCTCAGATTGAAAAGAATTTACCAGGTGTAACTATGAAAATTAAGCAGTTACCATTTAAACAAAGGGTAACAAGAGAACAATCAGGTAACTACGAAGCATCACTATCTGGTTGGGGCCCTGACTATCCAGATCCATTAACATTCTTAGATACGATGACGACTGGTAATTCACAAAACAACACTGGTTGGGGTAGTAAAGAATATGACAAATTAACTAAAGAGGCAAATGGTCCGTTACTGAAGAAAACGAAAGAACGTAACGCGGCAATGAAAAAAGCTGAAGAATTACTTTTACATGAAGCACCAATCGCGCCTATATACCAAAAAGGTGAAGCCCATTTAACTAATCCACAAGTTAAAGGTATTCATTACCATCAATTTGGTGGCGATTATACATTAAAAGATGCTTACATCGATAAAAGTATCGATAGAAAAACAGGTAAAAAGAAAAAAGATAAATAA
- a CDS encoding ABC transporter ATP-binding protein: MVNNKETLLEVKNLKQYFNEGKKNEVRAIENISFDIYKGETFGLVGESGCGKSTTGKAIIKLNDITDGEILYEGVDIQKIKNRKDLLKFNKKIQMIFQDPYASLNPRLKVMDIVGEGIDIHKLASSTRERKKRVYDMLETVGLSKEHANRYPHEFSGGQRQRIGIARALAVEPEFIIADEPISALDVSIQAQVVNLLLKLQREHGITFLFIAHDLSMVKYISDRIAVMHFGKIVELGPSDEIYHNPLHPYTKSLLSAIPQPDPDSEKERKRIVYKEDAAKNNERSLQEITPGHYVFVTNDEAKNLTADYTQTQL, translated from the coding sequence ATGGTCAATAATAAGGAAACTTTATTAGAAGTAAAAAATCTAAAACAGTATTTCAATGAAGGAAAGAAAAATGAAGTTCGCGCTATAGAAAATATTTCATTTGATATTTATAAAGGGGAAACATTTGGTTTAGTTGGTGAGTCAGGTTGTGGGAAATCAACGACTGGTAAAGCGATTATTAAATTAAATGATATTACGGATGGCGAAATCCTATATGAAGGTGTCGATATTCAAAAGATTAAAAATAGAAAAGACTTATTAAAATTTAATAAAAAAATTCAAATGATTTTCCAAGATCCATATGCATCGTTAAATCCAAGATTAAAAGTAATGGATATAGTTGGCGAAGGTATCGACATTCATAAATTAGCTTCCTCTACGAGAGAAAGAAAAAAACGTGTTTATGACATGTTGGAAACGGTAGGTTTAAGTAAAGAACATGCTAATAGATATCCGCATGAATTTTCAGGTGGTCAACGACAAAGAATTGGTATTGCTCGTGCATTGGCAGTAGAACCAGAATTTATTATTGCAGATGAACCGATTTCGGCTTTAGACGTATCAATCCAAGCTCAAGTTGTTAATTTATTGTTAAAATTACAACGTGAACATGGTATTACATTCTTATTCATTGCCCATGATTTATCAATGGTGAAATATATTTCCGATAGAATTGCGGTAATGCACTTTGGGAAAATTGTTGAATTAGGACCTTCAGATGAGATATATCATAATCCGTTACATCCTTATACAAAGTCTTTATTATCGGCAATTCCACAACCAGATCCAGATTCAGAGAAAGAACGTAAAAGAATCGTTTATAAAGAAGATGCAGCAAAAAATAACGAACGTTCATTGCAAGAAATAACACCAGGACATTATGTGTTTGTTACTAACGACGAAGCGAAAAATTTAACAGCAGATTATACGCAAACTCAACTATAA
- a CDS encoding ABC transporter ATP-binding protein: MSERILEVSDLHVSFDIDAGEVQAVRGVDFYLDKGETLAIVGESGSGKSVTTKAITKLFQGDTGRIKKGKIDFLGEDLAKKSEQELIKLRGKDISMIFQDPMTSLNPTMKIGKQVMEPLMKHRNYTKSKAKQRALEILNLVGLPNAEQRFGAYPHQFSGGQRQRIVIATALACEPKVLIADEPTTALDVTMQAQILDLMKELQDKIDTSIIFITHDLGVVANIADRVAVMYGGQMVETGDASEIFYDPKHPYTWGLLSSMPDLTTGSDTELLAIPGTPPDLLHPPKGDAFARRSKFALDVDFKETPPWFKVSPTHFVKSWLLDERAPHVDPPLMVQQRLRSMPNNYDKPQQVERVSFDGQ; encoded by the coding sequence ATGTCAGAAAGAATATTAGAAGTGAGCGACTTGCATGTTTCCTTTGACATTGACGCAGGGGAAGTGCAAGCAGTAAGAGGTGTAGATTTTTATTTAGACAAAGGGGAAACTTTAGCTATCGTTGGTGAATCTGGTTCTGGGAAATCAGTAACAACAAAGGCGATAACTAAACTATTCCAAGGAGACACTGGAAGAATTAAAAAAGGTAAGATAGATTTTCTTGGCGAAGACTTAGCGAAAAAGAGTGAGCAAGAGCTTATTAAACTACGTGGTAAAGATATTTCAATGATTTTCCAAGATCCTATGACTTCATTAAACCCAACGATGAAAATTGGTAAACAAGTAATGGAACCACTGATGAAACATAGAAATTATACGAAATCTAAAGCTAAGCAAAGAGCACTTGAAATTTTAAATTTAGTTGGTTTACCTAATGCAGAGCAACGATTTGGGGCTTATCCGCACCAATTCTCTGGTGGACAAAGACAAAGAATTGTTATTGCAACAGCATTAGCTTGTGAACCTAAAGTCCTTATTGCTGACGAACCGACGACAGCATTAGACGTAACGATGCAGGCGCAAATTTTAGACTTGATGAAAGAATTACAAGATAAAATTGATACTTCAATCATCTTTATTACACATGACCTAGGTGTAGTCGCGAATATTGCTGATAGAGTAGCAGTTATGTATGGTGGACAGATGGTCGAAACTGGCGATGCGAGTGAGATATTTTATGATCCAAAGCATCCTTATACATGGGGATTACTATCATCGATGCCTGATTTAACAACTGGGTCTGATACAGAATTATTAGCTATACCAGGAACGCCACCGGATTTATTACATCCACCAAAAGGAGATGCCTTTGCGCGACGTAGTAAATTTGCATTGGATGTTGATTTTAAAGAAACGCCACCGTGGTTTAAAGTGTCACCTACACACTTTGTTAAATCTTGGCTTTTAGATGAACGTGCACCACATGTTGACCCGCCTTTAATGGTGCAACAACGTTTGCGTAGCATGCCTAATAATTACGATAAGCCTCAACAGGTAGAAAGGGTGTCGTTCGATGGTCAATAA
- the opp3C gene encoding oligopeptide ABC transporter permease, giving the protein MAENNNNFENHEPSNAVMANASNAIMAEDFVRSNADIEKEPEIQRESKNFWQDAWSQLKRNKLAVVGMIGLIVIIILAFVGPMISSHGYADQNVQGRNLPPKVPVLDKVSFLPFDGEGAQGVNAYKEAGVKQNYWFGTDQLGRDLWTRTWQGTQVSLFIGVVAAILDIFIGVVYGAISGFFGGRIDNIMQRIIEIIASIPNLIVVILFVLIFEPSIWTIILAMAITGWIGMSRVVRGEFLKLKTQEFVLASKTLGSSKTKLIFKHILPNTLGSIVVTSMFTVPSAIFFEAFLSFIGIGVPAPKTSLGSLVNDGRSMLLINPHELFIPAIVLSLLILFFYLFSDGLRDAFDPKMRK; this is encoded by the coding sequence ATGGCAGAAAATAACAATAATTTCGAAAATCATGAACCTTCAAATGCTGTAATGGCAAATGCTTCAAATGCAATTATGGCCGAGGACTTTGTACGTAGTAATGCAGACATAGAAAAAGAACCTGAAATTCAAAGAGAAAGTAAAAACTTTTGGCAGGACGCTTGGAGCCAATTAAAAAGAAATAAATTAGCGGTAGTTGGGATGATTGGATTAATTGTAATTATTATCCTAGCATTTGTTGGGCCAATGATTAGTTCACACGGTTATGCCGATCAAAACGTGCAAGGAAGAAATTTACCACCTAAAGTACCAGTGTTGGATAAAGTTTCTTTTTTACCATTCGATGGTGAAGGCGCGCAAGGTGTAAATGCTTATAAAGAGGCTGGCGTTAAACAAAACTATTGGTTTGGGACAGACCAATTAGGTAGAGATTTATGGACAAGAACTTGGCAAGGGACACAAGTATCATTATTTATCGGTGTCGTGGCTGCTATATTAGATATTTTTATCGGTGTTGTCTACGGTGCGATTTCAGGATTTTTTGGCGGAAGAATTGATAATATTATGCAACGTATCATTGAAATCATTGCATCAATACCTAACTTAATCGTCGTAATTTTATTCGTCTTGATATTTGAGCCATCAATTTGGACAATTATTTTAGCGATGGCTATTACCGGTTGGATAGGGATGAGCCGTGTCGTACGTGGAGAATTCTTAAAATTAAAAACACAAGAATTCGTATTAGCATCTAAAACATTAGGTAGTTCAAAAACTAAATTGATTTTCAAACATATTTTACCTAATACTCTAGGTTCAATAGTTGTAACTTCTATGTTTACAGTGCCAAGTGCGATTTTCTTCGAAGCATTTTTAAGTTTTATCGGTATTGGGGTTCCGGCGCCTAAAACTTCACTTGGTTCACTCGTGAATGACGGACGTTCTATGTTACTCATTAACCCACACGAATTATTTATACCGGCAATTGTTTTAAGTTTATTAATTTTATTCTTCTATCTATTTAGTGACGGCTTACGCGATGCGTTTGACCCTAAAATGCGTAAATAA
- the opp3b gene encoding oligopeptide ABC transporter permease has translation MLKYVLKRLGYMVLSLFIIITITFFLMKLMPGSPFNDQKLNDEQKQILNEKYGLNDPVAVQYGHYLKNVVTGDFGNSFQYNNQPVWDLVKHRLVPSMEMGLSAMVIGVVLGLFLGVVAAVRQNTWVDYTATVISVIAVSVPSFVLAVLLQYAFSVRLNWFPVAGWEGISTAVLPSLALSATVLATVARYIRAEMIEVLSSDYILMARAKGNSTMRVLFGHALRNALIPVITIIVPMLAGILTGTLTIENIFGVPGLGDQFVRSITTNDFPVIMATTILFSTLFIVSIFIVDILYGVIDPRIRVQGGKK, from the coding sequence ATGCTTAAATATGTTTTAAAACGATTAGGTTACATGGTGTTGTCATTGTTTATTATTATTACAATTACCTTTTTCCTAATGAAGCTTATGCCAGGTTCACCATTTAATGACCAAAAATTAAATGATGAGCAAAAACAAATATTGAATGAAAAGTATGGATTGAATGATCCAGTCGCAGTTCAGTATGGTCATTATTTGAAAAACGTTGTAACTGGAGATTTCGGTAATTCGTTCCAATATAATAACCAACCAGTTTGGGACTTAGTTAAACACAGATTGGTACCATCTATGGAAATGGGGCTTTCGGCAATGGTTATTGGTGTTGTATTAGGTCTATTTTTAGGAGTAGTTGCTGCTGTTCGGCAAAACACCTGGGTAGACTATACAGCCACCGTAATATCAGTTATAGCAGTGTCAGTACCATCATTCGTATTAGCCGTATTATTGCAATATGCATTCTCAGTGAGATTAAATTGGTTCCCAGTTGCAGGTTGGGAAGGCATTTCAACAGCTGTACTACCATCATTAGCACTTTCGGCTACTGTTTTGGCTACCGTTGCGAGATACATAAGAGCAGAGATGATAGAGGTATTAAGTTCCGATTATATTTTAATGGCTAGAGCCAAAGGGAACTCTACTATGAGAGTATTATTCGGACATGCGTTAAGAAATGCATTGATACCAGTAATTACAATAATCGTACCTATGTTAGCAGGAATTTTGACAGGGACATTAACAATTGAAAATATATTTGGTGTGCCTGGTCTAGGGGATCAATTTGTTCGTTCTATAACTACAAACGATTTTCCAGTGATTATGGCGACAACTATATTATTTAGTACATTATTCATTGTTTCTATCTTCATTGTAGACATTTTATATGGCGTGATTGATCCACGTATACGTGTACAAGGAGGTAAGAAATAA
- a CDS encoding DUF3899 domain-containing protein, which yields MQLFRKLIIWILLAPLFSCLIWIFSDKSFIDFLNILFYTSAVLSIITFVLIIVQDGVFDVTSYGFRKLKYQFSTKKQRASMSNDDFFNPQQVKKDNYVVTSWVKYAFLINLSYFAITIIISFLI from the coding sequence ATGCAGTTATTTCGTAAATTAATAATTTGGATTTTATTAGCACCACTATTTTCTTGTTTAATATGGATTTTCAGCGATAAATCTTTTATAGATTTTTTAAATATATTATTTTATACATCAGCCGTATTAAGTATCATTACTTTCGTTCTTATAATTGTACAAGATGGTGTATTTGACGTAACAAGTTATGGTTTCCGTAAATTAAAATATCAATTTTCCACAAAAAAGCAACGTGCATCTATGTCAAACGATGACTTTTTCAATCCTCAACAAGTTAAAAAAGACAATTATGTTGTCACATCATGGGTCAAATATGCATTTTTAATCAATTTAAGCTATTTTGCTATTACTATTATTATTAGTTTCTTAATATAA
- a CDS encoding MFS transporter, with protein MGRFFTLTTTLKTRLLADFVLIIASQAIMPFIALYLTSKVNAVFAGTFLIINIIVGFMVTFIGGYIGDNLSRKKVLNWAHILYAVSLIILSITVTMDGVGLVIFCIVIFLFELLFAASEPIFEAAVMDAIYEEVREYVYQLMYWMFNIGTAIGMMLGALLYLSHKRLLFILFLVAMLISWYLFAKFYHVGQVFKQKDDLTSKLKHFLQSYHVVIKDKYYMILTLGYLMVMMAELSLNSYVVVRLKKQFEPFQLLGFTVDGVRMFTLIMIINTVVVATLTFTVNKMIASTSKKDVFKIGIVLYTLGYAILTSANNVWVLCLFAIIATLGELIYSPIQNARRFLMIPNDQRSTYATFNMVSNNGAQILARFGLILGAFLAPWMMSIYVAAVVLIGFILLYYALFMNPNIDESS; from the coding sequence ATGGGGAGATTTTTTACTTTAACTACAACTTTAAAAACGAGATTACTTGCCGATTTTGTGCTTATTATTGCGAGTCAGGCGATTATGCCATTTATCGCACTTTATTTAACGAGTAAAGTTAATGCTGTGTTTGCAGGAACATTTTTAATTATCAATATTATCGTTGGCTTTATGGTTACTTTTATTGGTGGTTATATAGGGGATAATTTGTCGCGGAAAAAAGTATTAAATTGGGCGCATATTTTGTATGCAGTAAGTTTAATTATTCTAAGTATAACGGTAACGATGGATGGAGTTGGGTTGGTTATATTTTGCATTGTGATTTTTCTTTTCGAATTATTGTTCGCTGCGAGTGAGCCTATTTTCGAAGCGGCCGTAATGGACGCAATTTATGAAGAAGTAAGAGAATATGTTTATCAATTAATGTATTGGATGTTTAATATTGGCACGGCTATCGGTATGATGTTAGGTGCATTGTTATACTTAAGTCATAAACGCCTATTATTTATATTGTTTTTAGTTGCTATGTTAATCAGTTGGTATTTATTTGCTAAATTTTATCATGTAGGGCAAGTATTTAAACAAAAAGATGATTTAACGTCAAAATTAAAGCACTTTTTACAAAGCTATCATGTAGTTATTAAAGATAAGTATTACATGATATTAACATTAGGCTATTTAATGGTTATGATGGCGGAATTAAGCTTAAATTCTTATGTTGTCGTAAGATTAAAAAAACAATTCGAACCATTTCAGTTACTTGGTTTTACGGTCGATGGCGTACGAATGTTTACGTTAATTATGATTATCAATACAGTTGTAGTGGCAACTTTAACTTTTACCGTTAATAAAATGATAGCAAGTACTTCTAAAAAAGACGTTTTTAAAATTGGAATCGTATTGTATACGCTTGGATACGCCATTTTGACCTCTGCGAATAATGTATGGGTACTGTGTTTATTTGCGATAATAGCAACGTTAGGTGAATTGATTTATTCTCCGATACAAAACGCACGTCGCTTCTTAATGATCCCAAACGATCAAAGAAGTACTTACGCAACTTTTAATATGGTTTCTAACAATGGAGCACAAATTTTAGCTAGATTTGGCTTGATACTTGGTGCATTTTTAGCACCTTGGATGATGTCCATCTATGTTGCTGCCGTCGTATTAATAGGCTTTATTTTGCTATACTATGCCTTGTTTATGAATCCTAATATAGACGAATCAAGCTAA
- the fabF gene encoding beta-ketoacyl-ACP synthase II, translating into MSKAQRVVITGVGVLSPIGNDAKTSWENALNGVNGIDKITRIDTDPYNVHLAGELKDFNIENFIEKKEARRMDRFTQYALVAAREAVQDAKLEINEDNANNIGVWIGAGIGGMETFENAHNTLLNKGPRRVSPFFVPMLIPDMATGQVSIDLGAKGPNGSTVTACATGTNSIGEAFKIIQRGDADAMITGGTEAPITDMAIAGFSASRALSTNDDPETACRPFQIGRDGFVMGEGAGIVVLESLEAAQARGANIYAEVVGYGSTGDAYHITAPAPEGEGGSRAMQAAIDDAGIEAKDIQYLNAHGTSTPVGDLTEVQAIKNTFGDAAKSLKVSSTKSMTGHLLGATGGIEAIFSALSIRDSRIAPTIHVESPDPECDLDFVPNTAQDLDITYAMSNSLGFGGHNAVLVFKKFSE; encoded by the coding sequence ATGAGTAAAGCACAACGTGTCGTTATTACTGGTGTAGGTGTATTATCACCAATTGGTAATGATGCCAAAACTTCTTGGGAAAATGCTTTGAATGGCGTTAACGGAATAGATAAAATAACTCGAATTGATACAGATCCTTATAATGTACATTTAGCAGGTGAATTAAAGGATTTCAATATTGAGAACTTTATTGAGAAAAAAGAAGCGAGACGTATGGACCGTTTCACTCAATATGCATTAGTTGCGGCTAGAGAAGCGGTTCAAGATGCTAAATTAGAAATTAATGAAGATAATGCTAACAATATCGGTGTATGGATTGGTGCTGGTATTGGTGGTATGGAAACATTTGAAAATGCACATAATACATTATTAAATAAAGGACCAAGACGTGTTAGTCCTTTCTTCGTTCCTATGTTAATTCCAGATATGGCGACTGGACAAGTGTCAATAGACTTAGGTGCTAAAGGTCCTAATGGTTCTACAGTTACAGCTTGTGCGACTGGAACGAACTCAATTGGTGAAGCATTCAAAATTATACAACGTGGCGATGCTGATGCCATGATTACAGGTGGTACTGAAGCGCCGATTACTGATATGGCAATTGCTGGCTTTAGCGCAAGTCGTGCATTATCAACAAATGACGACCCTGAAACAGCTTGTAGACCATTCCAAATTGGTCGTGATGGCTTCGTTATGGGTGAAGGCGCTGGAATAGTTGTACTTGAATCATTAGAAGCAGCTCAAGCAAGAGGTGCTAATATTTATGCAGAAGTTGTAGGTTACGGTTCAACTGGTGATGCTTATCATATTACTGCTCCAGCACCAGAAGGTGAAGGCGGTTCACGTGCAATGCAAGCAGCCATTGACGATGCTGGTATCGAAGCTAAAGATATCCAATATTTAAATGCACACGGAACGAGTACACCAGTAGGCGACTTAACAGAAGTACAAGCAATTAAAAATACATTCGGTGACGCTGCTAAATCACTTAAAGTAAGTTCAACAAAATCAATGACTGGTCACTTATTGGGTGCAACTGGTGGTATTGAAGCAATATTCTCAGCATTATCTATTAGAGATAGCCGTATTGCGCCAACAATTCACGTTGAATCACCTGATCCAGAATGTGATTTAGACTTCGTACCTAACACAGCACAAGATTTAGACATTACTTATGCTATGAGTAACAGTTTAGGTTTTGGTGGACATAATGCTGTATTAGTATTTAAAAAATTTAGCGAATAA